The Exiguobacterium mexicanum genome includes a window with the following:
- a CDS encoding glutamine synthetase family protein, translating into MANLFGTDKDGNRKRQEEIEKTAQEKGITQIHMYFSDVLGDLKLLTLSAKLLPEVFEGKTMFDGSSIAGFSSIKNSDLFLRPDLDRPRYEQDGDESILAFFCDVCTPDGERYEFDPRNVLKDALERAARDGYSIFVGAEPEFFIFDENGEFYDEAGYFSTRSEDKGYEVRQHIANRLSDVGFNIEAVHHEVAPAQHEIGIKYDDALHTADNIQFFKEIVTLAAQEKNAKVSFLPKPLRDVNGSGMHLNISVWKNDKDGNPTVNAFEEPESDYGLSVTARHFIEGILKHARATAIFTNPLPESYERLVPGFEAPVNICWSPSNRSSMIRIPASRGSATRVEVRNPDPSANPYLALAALIYAGLEGIEQQLEPSSPNEDDLFEYSAKQIESQGISSLPATFHESIQSLKSDRFHDYFNHDLIDRYLSLIQVRK; encoded by the coding sequence ATGGCTAATCTATTCGGAACTGACAAGGATGGCAACAGGAAGAGGCAAGAAGAGATTGAAAAAACGGCTCAGGAGAAAGGGATCACTCAAATCCATATGTACTTCTCCGACGTGCTTGGAGACTTGAAGCTATTGACTCTCTCTGCAAAATTGTTGCCGGAAGTTTTTGAAGGGAAGACGATGTTTGACGGTTCATCCATCGCTGGTTTTTCTTCCATCAAAAACTCAGACCTATTCTTGAGACCGGATTTAGATCGTCCACGCTACGAACAGGACGGGGACGAGAGCATCCTCGCGTTCTTCTGTGACGTCTGCACGCCAGACGGGGAACGGTATGAGTTCGACCCGCGCAACGTCTTGAAGGATGCCCTCGAGCGCGCTGCTCGTGACGGATACTCGATCTTCGTCGGTGCCGAGCCGGAATTCTTCATCTTCGACGAGAACGGAGAGTTCTATGACGAGGCCGGATACTTCTCGACACGTTCAGAAGACAAAGGCTATGAGGTACGTCAACATATCGCCAACCGGTTGAGCGATGTCGGCTTCAACATCGAAGCGGTCCACCATGAAGTGGCACCAGCCCAGCACGAGATCGGCATCAAGTACGATGACGCGTTGCATACGGCCGACAACATCCAGTTCTTCAAAGAAATCGTCACGTTGGCAGCCCAAGAGAAAAACGCGAAAGTGTCGTTCTTGCCGAAACCGCTCCGCGACGTGAACGGTTCGGGAATGCACCTCAACATCTCGGTCTGGAAGAACGACAAGGACGGCAATCCGACGGTCAACGCGTTCGAAGAGCCGGAGTCGGATTACGGCCTGTCGGTCACAGCCCGTCATTTCATCGAAGGCATCTTGAAGCATGCCCGTGCGACGGCCATCTTCACGAACCCGCTCCCAGAGTCATATGAACGTCTCGTTCCAGGCTTCGAGGCACCGGTCAACATCTGTTGGAGCCCGTCGAACCGCAGTTCGATGATTCGAATCCCGGCGTCACGCGGCAGTGCGACACGCGTCGAAGTCCGTAACCCAGACCCGAGCGCCAACCCATATCTCGCCCTCGCGGCCCTGATTTACGCTGGACTCGAAGGGATCGAGCAACAGCTTGAGCCGTCATCACCGAACGAGGACGACTTGTTTGAGTACTCGGCCAAACAAATCGAGAGTCAAGGCATCTCGTCACTCCCGGCGACCTTCCATGAGTCGATTCAATCGCTCAAGTCGGACCGGTTCCACGATTACTTCAACCATGACTTGATCGACCGCTACTTGTCGCTCATCCAAGTCCGTAAATAA
- a CDS encoding MetQ/NlpA family ABC transporter substrate-binding protein, whose translation MNIKQKTVLAGTSLLAAISLSACGQSDASEALSTESLTIGVTGGPHQQIAEKVKELAAEDGLELDIKVFNDYNTPNTALAEGSLDVNSYQTLSFLELQKSDKGYKIDDVFKTVAFPMGLYSEKLTDIEDLKEGDKVAVPNDPANELRALRLYETAGLITLKEGLTDKATKRDIAENPLNLEFIELEASQLPTQLPEVALAAINTNFAMGAGLSINEDALFHEDTVDNPYPNYVVVRTDNKDDEVVETLKSYYHSDEVRTFIEETFNGSIVPAF comes from the coding sequence ATGAACATCAAACAGAAAACAGTACTTGCAGGAACGTCACTACTCGCCGCCATCTCGCTCTCGGCATGCGGACAATCGGACGCGAGCGAGGCGCTCAGCACGGAGTCGCTCACGATCGGCGTCACGGGCGGGCCGCACCAACAGATCGCCGAGAAAGTGAAAGAACTCGCGGCCGAAGACGGCCTCGAACTCGATATCAAAGTGTTCAATGACTATAATACGCCGAACACGGCGCTCGCCGAGGGTAGCCTCGACGTGAACAGTTATCAGACGCTCTCATTCCTAGAACTGCAAAAGTCCGATAAAGGCTATAAAATCGACGACGTGTTCAAGACCGTCGCTTTCCCGATGGGTCTCTACTCAGAGAAATTGACCGACATCGAGGACTTGAAAGAAGGTGACAAGGTCGCCGTCCCGAACGACCCGGCGAACGAGCTACGCGCGCTCCGTCTGTATGAGACAGCGGGACTAATCACGCTGAAGGAAGGATTGACGGACAAGGCGACGAAACGTGATATCGCCGAGAACCCGCTCAACCTTGAATTCATCGAACTCGAGGCGTCGCAGCTCCCGACCCAGCTCCCGGAAGTCGCACTCGCTGCCATCAACACGAACTTCGCGATGGGTGCCGGCCTGTCGATCAATGAGGACGCCTTGTTCCACGAAGACACGGTCGACAACCCGTATCCGAACTACGTCGTCGTCCGCACCGATAACAAGGATGACGAAGTCGTCGAGACACTCAAATCGTACTATCACTCGGACGAGGTACGGACGTTCATCGAAGAGACGTTCAACGGCTCAATCGTCCCGGCGTTTTAA
- a CDS encoding methionine ABC transporter permease — protein sequence MLQFWENWGDLIWTGTIQTLTMTGIALVISTLIGLPLGTLLVLTRPNGRLANRYFYGILSSVINVVRSIPFIILLFFILPFTRFIMGTTIGVQGVLLPLIVFTAPYIARLMESALLEVDRGVVEAYEAMGISTRKIIWYVLIREARSSIVLGLTIATIGLIGATAMAGLVGAGGLGDIAYQYGHLRFEPEVMYVTIFVLILLVQSIQSFGNRLAARLKKA from the coding sequence ATGCTTCAGTTTTGGGAAAATTGGGGTGACTTGATTTGGACGGGGACGATCCAGACGCTCACGATGACCGGCATCGCGCTCGTCATCTCGACGTTGATCGGATTGCCGCTCGGGACGCTCCTCGTCTTGACGCGACCGAACGGGCGGCTCGCCAACCGTTATTTCTACGGCATCTTGTCGAGCGTCATCAACGTCGTCCGTTCGATCCCGTTCATCATCCTCTTGTTCTTCATCCTCCCGTTCACCCGCTTCATCATGGGGACGACGATCGGTGTCCAAGGCGTCCTGTTGCCGCTCATCGTGTTCACGGCACCGTATATCGCGCGGCTCATGGAGTCGGCGCTACTCGAGGTCGACCGTGGGGTCGTCGAGGCGTACGAGGCGATGGGCATCTCGACCCGGAAAATCATCTGGTACGTGTTGATCCGGGAGGCCCGCTCATCGATCGTGCTCGGTCTGACGATTGCGACGATCGGTTTGATCGGGGCGACCGCGATGGCAGGACTCGTCGGGGCAGGCGGACTCGGCGATATCGCTTATCAATACGGGCATCTCCGGTTCGAGCCGGAGGTCATGTACGTGACCATCTTCGTCTTGATCCTGCTCGTCCAATCCATTCAATCGTTCGGTAACCGCTTGGCGGCCCGACTCAAGAAGGCATAA
- a CDS encoding AI-2E family transporter: MELNRQLIWKLSVIGLILLVLWKVISEPDTISSVLHYTFQLLTPIIMGIAIALLLNTVLSYIEERFQLKRYQGLLIVYIVFIGILVISAVTLFPRIYSSLASLIEELPFYIRQIDGFLAQLNTYLKEYNATIAQAIDFSRFEERYSGWVETAVLSSVSYVSSFTMTLINFLIGIVISIYLLKDKEIFARMFKRLLYAMFPVAAAKTTIDIFQEMDYIFKRYIIGKSLDCLIIGVLAVAGLLIIGAPYALLLGVIVGVLNFIPYVGPLLGMIPAFIITYFYDPFTALIVLLFIFLLQQFDGLWLGPKILGDSVGITPFWVITSIIIGGSLFGLVGMFISVPVTAMIQVVFSRLIDYRLSRKNLNELL, translated from the coding sequence TTGGAATTAAACCGTCAATTGATTTGGAAGTTGAGCGTGATCGGCCTGATCCTGCTCGTCCTATGGAAAGTCATCAGTGAACCGGACACGATTTCTAGTGTGTTGCACTACACGTTCCAGTTGCTGACGCCGATTATCATGGGAATTGCCATCGCGCTGCTCCTGAATACCGTCCTGTCCTATATAGAAGAACGGTTTCAATTAAAACGCTATCAAGGTTTGCTGATCGTTTACATCGTCTTCATCGGGATTCTTGTCATCTCTGCGGTGACGCTGTTCCCACGCATTTATTCGAGCCTCGCCTCACTCATCGAAGAGCTCCCGTTCTACATCCGACAGATTGACGGGTTCCTCGCCCAGTTGAACACGTACTTGAAAGAGTACAACGCGACGATCGCCCAAGCTATCGATTTCAGCCGCTTCGAGGAGCGCTACTCGGGCTGGGTCGAGACCGCCGTCTTGTCGTCGGTCAGCTACGTGTCGAGCTTCACGATGACGCTCATCAATTTCTTGATTGGGATCGTCATCTCGATTTATCTGTTAAAAGACAAAGAGATTTTTGCCCGCATGTTCAAGCGGCTGTTGTATGCGATGTTCCCGGTCGCGGCAGCCAAGACGACGATCGACATCTTTCAAGAGATGGATTACATCTTCAAACGCTATATCATCGGGAAGTCGCTCGACTGCCTCATCATCGGGGTGTTGGCCGTCGCCGGTCTGTTGATTATCGGGGCACCTTACGCGCTTCTACTCGGCGTCATCGTCGGTGTCTTGAACTTCATCCCGTACGTCGGACCGCTGCTCGGGATGATTCCAGCGTTTATCATCACCTACTTCTATGACCCGTTCACGGCGCTCATCGTCCTCTTGTTCATCTTCTTGTTGCAACAATTCGACGGACTTTGGCTCGGCCCGAAGATTCTCGGCGACAGCGTCGGCATCACCCCGTTTTGGGTCATCACCTCGATCATCATCGGAGGTAGCCTGTTCGGTCTCGTCGGGATGTTCATCAGTGTCCCGGTCACGGCGATGATTCAAGTCGTGTTCTCTCGGTTGATCGACTACCGGCTCAGCCGAAAGAATTTGAACGAATTATTATGA
- a CDS encoding peptide MFS transporter, translating to MERIDKQKIVDSVPQKGFFGQPKGLFTLFFTEFWERFSYYGMRAILVFYMYYEVSEGGLGLDQNVALSIMSVYGALVYMSGVIGGWLADRVFGTSRAVFFGGVFIMLGHIVLSIPGSLTFLFISMALIVIGTGLLKPNVSSIVGDLYHETDRRRDAGFSIFYMGINLGAFISPLIVGGVQKSYGFHWGFALAAVGMFIGLVVFLVTKKGNLGLAGSYVPNPLTPSEKRNAIKYTTIAVILIGGLLAVLIPQGLFTINTFIGLVGVFGIAIPTIYFIIMYRSPKTTEVERSRIIAYIPLFIASVMFWAIQEQGATILASYADKRTDLEFLGITLSPAWFQSLNPLFIIMLAPVFAWLWVRLGDRAPSIPTKFAFGILFAGLSFLVILLPAYFGGPDTLVNPLWLVLSYFIVVLGELSLSPVGLSATTKLAPAAFSAQTMSLWFLSNAAAQGINAQLVRFYSPENEMLYFGIIGGAAIVLSLILFALAPVIKKYMRGIH from the coding sequence ATGGAAAGGATCGATAAACAGAAAATTGTGGACAGCGTGCCACAAAAAGGTTTTTTCGGACAGCCTAAAGGCTTGTTCACACTATTCTTCACTGAGTTTTGGGAACGGTTCTCGTATTACGGGATGCGCGCCATCCTCGTGTTCTACATGTACTACGAGGTATCTGAGGGCGGTCTCGGTCTCGACCAGAATGTCGCCTTGTCAATCATGTCGGTATACGGCGCACTCGTCTACATGTCGGGGGTCATTGGGGGATGGCTCGCCGACCGTGTCTTCGGGACGTCTCGGGCCGTCTTCTTTGGCGGCGTGTTCATCATGCTCGGGCATATCGTCTTGTCGATTCCAGGCAGCCTGACGTTCTTGTTCATTTCGATGGCACTGATTGTCATCGGTACGGGCTTGTTGAAACCGAACGTTTCAAGCATCGTCGGTGACCTGTATCACGAGACGGACCGTCGTCGTGACGCCGGGTTCAGCATCTTCTATATGGGGATCAACCTCGGTGCCTTCATTTCACCTTTGATTGTCGGTGGAGTCCAAAAGAGCTACGGCTTCCATTGGGGCTTCGCACTCGCCGCGGTCGGGATGTTCATCGGTCTCGTCGTCTTCCTCGTCACGAAGAAAGGCAACCTCGGTCTTGCCGGTTCATATGTGCCGAACCCGTTGACGCCGTCTGAGAAGAGAAACGCGATCAAGTATACGACGATCGCGGTCATCCTCATCGGTGGCCTGTTGGCCGTGCTCATCCCGCAAGGTTTGTTCACGATCAACACGTTCATCGGCCTCGTCGGTGTGTTCGGGATCGCCATTCCGACGATTTACTTCATTATCATGTATCGCAGTCCGAAAACGACGGAAGTCGAACGGTCACGGATCATCGCCTACATCCCGCTCTTCATCGCCTCGGTCATGTTCTGGGCGATTCAAGAGCAAGGGGCGACGATTTTGGCCAGCTATGCCGATAAGCGGACCGATCTTGAATTTTTAGGGATCACGCTCTCACCGGCCTGGTTCCAGTCGCTCAACCCGCTGTTCATCATCATGCTCGCACCGGTCTTCGCATGGCTTTGGGTCCGACTCGGTGACCGTGCGCCGAGCATCCCGACGAAATTCGCGTTCGGGATCTTGTTCGCAGGGTTAAGTTTCTTGGTGATCTTGCTCCCGGCCTATTTCGGAGGCCCGGACACGCTCGTCAACCCGCTCTGGCTCGTCCTTAGCTACTTCATCGTCGTGCTCGGTGAGCTCAGCCTGTCGCCGGTCGGTCTGTCGGCGACGACGAAACTCGCCCCGGCCGCTTTCTCGGCCCAGACGATGTCGCTCTGGTTCTTGTCGAACGCTGCGGCGCAAGGGATCAACGCTCAACTCGTCCGTTTCTATTCACCGGAGAACGAGATGCTTTACTTCGGGATTATCGGTGGCGCGGCCATCGTCCTCAGTCTGATCCTGTTCGCACTCGCCCCGGTCATCAAAAAGTATATGCGTGGCATTCATTAA
- a CDS encoding methionine ABC transporter ATP-binding protein has product MIALKGITKTFTVNKGAVTALDDVSLTIEKGEIFGIIGRSGAGKSTLIRMINLLERPTSGQVEIEGQDITKLDKRGLSKLRHRIGMIFQHYNLLKTATVEENVAIPLRLEGLDKATIRARVDKYLDIVGLTDHRKHYPEQLSGGQKQRVAIARALAHEPDILLSDEATSALDPETTESILDLLLDINRELGLTIFLITHEMEVIERICDRVAVIEAGRIIEKGDVLDVFSDPQHATTRKFLKTNLDVPKEVVVELSTHGMLVNLSFIGHQSEQAVLAQLTKRFGLLPNIIGGGIKKLKGGLVGNLLVHLDGDKAQTDQAVRFLEASGVKVKEVTNHASVLGKLG; this is encoded by the coding sequence ATGATTGCACTTAAAGGAATCACGAAGACGTTCACGGTGAACAAAGGTGCCGTCACCGCACTCGATGACGTCTCGCTCACGATCGAGAAAGGCGAAATCTTCGGCATCATCGGTCGAAGCGGGGCCGGCAAGAGCACGCTCATCCGCATGATCAACCTGCTCGAACGCCCGACGTCGGGCCAGGTCGAGATCGAAGGACAGGACATCACGAAGCTCGACAAACGTGGGCTCTCAAAACTCCGCCATCGAATCGGAATGATCTTCCAACATTACAACCTGCTCAAGACGGCGACCGTCGAAGAGAACGTCGCCATCCCGCTCCGGCTTGAAGGTCTCGACAAGGCAACGATCCGCGCTCGCGTCGACAAATACCTCGACATCGTCGGCTTGACGGACCATCGAAAACATTATCCCGAGCAACTCTCGGGCGGACAGAAGCAACGTGTCGCCATCGCCCGGGCCCTCGCGCACGAGCCGGACATCCTGCTTAGCGACGAGGCGACGAGCGCGCTCGACCCGGAGACGACCGAGTCGATCCTCGACCTCTTGCTCGACATCAACCGCGAGCTCGGGCTGACGATTTTCTTGATCACCCACGAGATGGAAGTCATCGAGCGCATCTGTGACCGGGTCGCGGTCATCGAGGCCGGCCGGATCATCGAAAAAGGGGACGTGCTCGACGTGTTCTCGGACCCGCAGCATGCGACGACACGCAAGTTCTTGAAGACGAACCTCGATGTCCCGAAAGAGGTCGTCGTTGAGTTGAGCACGCACGGGATGCTCGTCAACTTGTCGTTCATCGGTCATCAGAGTGAACAGGCCGTGCTCGCCCAGTTGACGAAACGGTTCGGCTTGCTCCCGAATATCATCGGGGGCGGCATCAAAAAGCTAAAAGGCGGTCTCGTCGGCAATTTGCTCGTCCATTTGGACGGCGATAAGGCCCAGACCGATCAAGCCGTCCGCTTCTTAGAGGCGAGCGGTGTGAAAGTGAAGGAGGTGACGAACCATGCTTCAGTTTTGGGAAAATTGGGGTGA
- a CDS encoding MDR family MFS transporter, with protein sequence MIQSLKQLDRNIWIRFLGETITGVMMFMIAPFLVLYYSDKLDSYIQVGVIMATGPIMALIGSVVGGRLADLYGRKPIMMAAILGDALALVGFAFAETFWPLLLLNAMLGLTNSLFHPAASAMVADVTEPEQMNEAFGLLRMGHNIGAAFGPLLGSAVLFIDRQYIFYSAALVFVLYALVLGRFIRESLPETTDVDTPSNRDVLRVFYNDKVFLVFIFAGVFISMGFSLIESMLPLFLRESMPSYTDRENPFAYMLALNGIMVVLFQFPIASKLGRKSFGNVMLAGATIFGVGMILIAVMPRLLYSLGTPYLVLVSVLLAVYAFYTLGEMIMSPVQQTFIALIAPENMRGAYNGAASIQWLIGGVTAPIMASLFFDQRAGHIALILVGAASCVSGLIYWQLGRRVSAAEAKQKTA encoded by the coding sequence ATGATTCAATCACTCAAACAGCTCGACCGTAACATTTGGATCCGCTTCCTCGGAGAGACGATCACCGGTGTCATGATGTTCATGATCGCACCGTTCCTCGTCCTCTACTATAGCGACAAGCTCGACAGTTATATCCAGGTCGGGGTCATCATGGCGACCGGACCGATCATGGCGCTCATCGGATCGGTCGTCGGTGGACGGCTCGCAGACCTGTATGGCCGCAAACCGATCATGATGGCTGCCATTCTCGGCGACGCCCTCGCCCTTGTCGGTTTCGCCTTCGCCGAAACGTTTTGGCCGCTCCTTCTCTTGAACGCCATGCTCGGTTTGACGAACTCATTGTTCCACCCGGCCGCAAGCGCGATGGTAGCCGATGTGACCGAGCCCGAACAGATGAACGAGGCGTTCGGGCTGTTGCGGATGGGGCACAATATCGGGGCTGCATTCGGCCCGCTCCTCGGGAGTGCCGTCCTCTTTATCGACCGGCAGTATATCTTCTACTCGGCCGCTCTCGTCTTCGTCTTGTACGCACTCGTCCTCGGTCGCTTCATCCGGGAGTCACTCCCAGAGACGACCGATGTCGACACGCCGTCGAACCGGGATGTCCTGCGCGTGTTCTACAATGACAAGGTGTTCCTCGTGTTCATCTTTGCCGGTGTCTTCATCTCGATGGGCTTCTCGCTCATCGAGAGCATGCTGCCCCTCTTCTTGAGAGAGTCGATGCCATCGTACACCGATCGTGAGAACCCGTTCGCCTATATGCTCGCCTTGAACGGCATCATGGTCGTGTTGTTCCAGTTTCCGATCGCTTCGAAACTCGGCCGCAAGTCGTTCGGCAACGTCATGCTCGCCGGGGCGACCATCTTCGGGGTCGGCATGATTCTGATCGCCGTCATGCCGCGTCTCCTCTATTCACTCGGGACACCGTACCTCGTTCTCGTCAGCGTCTTGCTCGCGGTGTACGCCTTCTATACGCTCGGCGAGATGATCATGTCCCCGGTCCAACAGACGTTCATCGCCTTGATCGCTCCGGAGAATATGCGCGGTGCCTACAACGGGGCCGCCAGCATCCAATGGTTGATCGGCGGGGTGACCGCACCGATCATGGCAAGCCTGTTCTTCGACCAACGCGCCGGACATATCGCGTTGATCCTCGTCGGGGCGGCCAGTTGCGTGTCGGGACTCATCTATTGGCAACTTGGACGCCGCGTCAGCGCAGCCGAAGCGAAACAAAAGACAGCTTGA
- a CDS encoding Spx/MgsR family RNA polymerase-binding regulatory protein — protein sequence MTVTVFTHTSCSSSRKTIDWLREQNIPFIEKKLTDQGMSFTEFKDMLRLTENGTTDLLSVQKSVYKQAADQLDEMSLRELYSFVASHPQILKSPIVVDDNRIQIGFSEKEIRTFIPRHDRIAELKRLLDNK from the coding sequence GTGACGGTCACCGTATTCACACATACAAGCTGCAGTTCTTCCCGTAAGACGATTGATTGGTTACGCGAACAGAACATCCCATTCATCGAGAAAAAATTGACCGATCAAGGGATGTCGTTCACCGAGTTCAAAGACATGCTCCGCCTCACCGAGAACGGGACGACCGACCTGTTGTCCGTCCAAAAGAGCGTGTACAAACAAGCGGCGGACCAACTTGACGAGATGTCGCTCCGTGAGCTGTACAGCTTTGTGGCGTCGCACCCCCAGATCTTGAAGAGTCCGATCGTCGTCGACGACAATCGGATTCAAATCGGGTTCAGCGAGAAAGAGATTCGTACGTTCATCCCGCGCCATGACCGAATCGCCGAATTGAAACGATTGCTCGACAACAAGTAA
- a CDS encoding aminotransferase class I/II-fold pyridoxal phosphate-dependent enzyme codes for MTDRRSHLLKTLPPQHFVGLADEVAELEQAGRDIIRLGQGTPDLPTPEPICDALQTALLDASTHQYGPFRGQARLKQAVATFYLNEYGVELDPETEVAILIGSKSGLITLPQCVLEPGDGILLPNPGYPDYISGARLAGAVVRDLVLREENGFLPDYETLDTQDAKLMYLNYPSNPTGAVASPAFFDDTVRFARERDLMVVHDFAYGSIGFDGHVPPSFLQADGAKEVGIEVYTMSKAFNMSGWRVAFAVGNADIIEAINTYQDHVHVSVFSAIQAAAVAALEAPRSIRDDLARLYEARRDRLIDGLNRAGWAVEPPEGSFFVWAKVPEGDAKSFSRKLLHEAGVAVTPGYFFGSEGNGYVRFGLVSPEPKIDEAVERIERLFAAYEEVRA; via the coding sequence ATGACTGACAGACGCTCACATCTACTTAAAACGTTACCACCTCAACATTTCGTCGGACTCGCGGACGAGGTGGCCGAACTCGAACAGGCCGGCCGCGACATCATCCGACTCGGACAAGGGACGCCTGACCTGCCTACGCCTGAGCCAATCTGTGACGCGCTTCAGACGGCGCTCCTCGACGCCTCGACCCATCAATACGGTCCGTTCCGCGGTCAGGCCCGCCTGAAGCAAGCAGTGGCGACGTTCTATTTGAATGAGTATGGAGTCGAACTTGATCCCGAGACAGAAGTAGCGATTCTCATCGGCTCAAAATCTGGTCTCATCACGTTGCCGCAATGCGTACTCGAACCTGGCGACGGGATCTTGCTACCGAATCCCGGCTATCCTGATTACATCTCGGGGGCACGCCTCGCCGGTGCCGTCGTCCGTGACCTCGTCCTCCGGGAAGAGAACGGCTTCTTGCCGGACTATGAGACGCTCGATACGCAAGATGCAAAACTCATGTATTTGAACTACCCGAGCAATCCGACCGGAGCCGTCGCCTCACCCGCTTTCTTTGACGATACCGTCCGTTTCGCCCGGGAGCGGGACTTGATGGTCGTCCACGATTTCGCATACGGCAGCATCGGATTCGATGGCCACGTCCCGCCTAGCTTTCTGCAGGCGGATGGGGCGAAAGAAGTCGGCATCGAGGTATATACGATGTCGAAAGCGTTCAACATGTCCGGTTGGCGCGTCGCCTTCGCCGTCGGGAACGCGGACATCATCGAGGCAATCAACACGTATCAGGACCACGTCCACGTCAGCGTGTTCTCGGCCATCCAGGCGGCGGCTGTCGCTGCGCTCGAGGCCCCACGCTCCATCCGGGACGATTTGGCCCGACTCTATGAGGCGCGACGCGATCGCCTGATCGACGGGTTGAACCGGGCCGGCTGGGCCGTCGAACCGCCGGAAGGCTCGTTCTTCGTCTGGGCAAAAGTGCCTGAGGGTGATGCCAAGTCGTTCTCGCGGAAACTGCTGCATGAAGCCGGTGTCGCCGTCACCCCGGGCTATTTCTTCGGTTCGGAAGGGAACGGATACGTCCGCTTCGGTCTCGTCTCACCGGAACCGAAGATTGACGAGGCCGTCGAACGAATCGAGCGGTTGTTTGCCGCCTATGAGGAGGTGCGCGCATGA
- a CDS encoding iron-containing alcohol dehydrogenase family protein, translating into MIRQAVLEYDHANDALDRLDDLVDGRRAHVLHGQNGYDVVRAIFPAIADYPATRFSGECTDSEVKRLKPLDADVLIAVGGGKLVDTAKLVAYQRNVPLIVVPTLASNCAAFTPLSVVYQEDGSYDRYDMFRVVIERVIVDSRVISRSPYEYFRAGVIDTVAKFYEARYLSGDSSADAGVNTGLVLAEQCGRLVELELSEHAFESYSDDVRFAVDHVLAIGGAVGGFGDAGTRVAVGHAVHNALSRFESTHSFLHGDKVGFGLIVQERLLRSADAPYLEAWLKRFGAPTTLEALGVGSGDIPVLVDSVMTETELQQLPEPLDKDFLKIIFENLQFSIYN; encoded by the coding sequence ATGATTCGTCAGGCCGTCCTTGAATATGACCACGCCAATGACGCGCTCGACCGTCTTGATGACTTAGTCGACGGCCGACGTGCCCACGTCCTGCACGGTCAGAACGGGTATGACGTCGTCCGAGCCATCTTTCCGGCCATCGCGGACTATCCGGCAACAAGGTTCAGCGGGGAGTGCACGGACTCGGAAGTCAAACGGCTCAAACCGTTGGACGCCGACGTGTTAATCGCCGTCGGAGGCGGCAAGCTCGTCGATACGGCCAAACTCGTCGCCTATCAACGGAACGTCCCGCTCATCGTCGTCCCAACGCTCGCCTCGAACTGTGCGGCGTTCACACCGCTCAGCGTCGTCTATCAGGAGGACGGGAGCTACGACCGCTACGACATGTTCCGCGTCGTCATCGAACGGGTCATCGTTGACTCACGGGTCATCTCACGCTCACCATATGAATACTTTCGGGCCGGTGTCATCGACACGGTCGCGAAGTTTTACGAGGCCCGTTATTTGAGTGGTGACAGCTCAGCTGACGCCGGCGTCAACACCGGACTCGTCTTGGCCGAGCAGTGCGGGCGTCTCGTCGAACTTGAATTGAGCGAGCACGCTTTTGAGTCGTATAGTGACGACGTCCGCTTCGCGGTCGATCACGTGCTCGCCATCGGTGGCGCCGTCGGTGGATTTGGTGACGCCGGGACACGCGTCGCCGTGGGCCATGCGGTCCATAATGCGCTCAGCCGCTTCGAGTCGACCCACTCTTTCTTGCATGGAGACAAGGTCGGCTTCGGCCTAATCGTCCAGGAGCGGTTGCTTCGCTCGGCCGATGCTCCGTATTTGGAGGCCTGGTTGAAACGGTTCGGTGCACCGACGACGCTCGAGGCGCTCGGGGTCGGGTCGGGCGACATCCCGGTACTGGTCGACTCCGTCATGACGGAAACCGAACTGCAACAGTTGCCGGAACCACTCGATAAAGACTTTTTGAAAATAATTTTTGAAAATTTACAATTTTCTATTTACAATTAA